Sequence from the Rhizobium tumorigenes genome:
GACGATCGGCATCAATGCGCTGCTTTACGGCGCAGTCTTTGCCACGTCGGGCGGGGTTCCTTCGATCACGACGAACCTTCTTGCGGAAATAGCCGGTGGTGAGACCTTCCGGGTCCCGAATGCTGTGTATTTCGCGCTTGCCGCCACCGTTGTCGTTTCTTTCGTGCTCAAGAAAACACTGGTCGGGCGCCGCTTCGAGGCCATCGGCGCCAGCCCTCCGGCCGGTCGTGCCGCCGGACTTCGCGTTCGTGTTCATCAGATGATGGCCTATGTCTTCGCGCAGCTGCTCTATTGCATGGCCGGAATCCTGATCGCCGGCATCACCCGCGAGCCAACCGCGTTTCAGGGAGACACGCTTCTGCTGCCGTCTGTTGCGGTCGTTGTGCTGGGAGGCACTTCGCTCCTGGGTGGCCGGGGCTTCCCGATCTCGACTGTCATCGCGGCCTTCTTTCTCAATCAATTGAGCCAATTCGCCCTGTCAGTAGGGGTTCCATACTCGGCTCAGACCATCATCCAGGCCCTGGCCCTGGGTTTTGGCATCGGTGTTTACTCGCTGCGTTGGCGAAGAAACGTAAGAAAAACGACCTGAACGAAAAACTGTGGAGGAGAAAAACATGAAACATTCGACATTCAAGAAGGGCTTTGCGCTCTCCGTCGCCGCCGCCGTCATGGCGCTCGGCAGCGCGGGCCTTGCCAAGGCCGAGACGCCCTCGTGGTGCGGCCCGAAAAAGGCGTCGTTGGCACTGCTCGACGGCTACGGAGGCAATAGCTGGCGCCAGGTGACGACGGCATCGGGCAAGCAGGTCGTCGATCTCTGCCCGAGCATTACCAAATATGAATATGCAGATGGCCAAGGTGATACGCAAAAGTCGATTTCAGACATCAAGGGTATGGCTGCCAAGGGTATCGACGCGCTGGTCGTGTTCGGCGACGCCGGCCCTGCCATGCTTCCGGCCATCACCAGCGTTTACAAGTCAGGCAAGGTCATCGTGCCGTACCGGGTAGCCGTTGGCGGCAAGGAGGGCGTCAACTATTCGAAGTTCATCGGCTCGTCGTTCGAGAACGATGGCGTGACCTGGGGCAACTGGATCAAGGGTATCCTCCCCAAGGGGGGCAATCTGCTGTTCCTCAGCGGTCCGGCAGGCAACAGCCAGGGTCTCGATGAACTGAAGGGCCTGAAGAGCGTCCTCGGTCCGGAGTATGTCTTCGTCAACCCGCAGCCTTTCGCGGTCACAAACTGGGATCCGGCTTTGACCCAGAAAGTATTGACGGCCGAAATTGCCAAGAATGCCAAGATCGATGTCATAGTGTCGGACTTCGGCCCGTCGCTGGTAGGCGCGTTGCCGACATTCACCAAGCAGGGAAAGTCGATCCCGGCGCTGGCAACATCCGACGGCAATTCGCTGGGCTGCCTGTTCGATGAGAGCAAGGCCAAGAACCCGGATTTCAAGCTGTTCACTGTCGCGACCGGCAATGACAACGTGCGGCTTGCCGTAGAATGGGCCGTTGCGCTTGCAACCGGCGGCGAGAAGCCAAAGGACGAAATCTTCAAGGCCCCTGCCTTCGAAGACTCGGTCTCCGGCACGCCGAACCCCGTCAAGTGCCGCAAGGACCTGCCTGGCTCCATCTATCTGTCGTCCGCACTTTCGGCAGAAGACCAGGCCAAGGCGGTCACCAAGTAGCCGACGAACAGGCATGGATTTCCCCGGAGAGAACACTCTCCGGGGCAAGTTTTCGAGGACGGATAACAGATGTTGCAAACAGGCGTTAAAGCGGTCGAGGCAGAGACAAGGGACGTGATTATCCGTCTCTCCGGTATCTCCAAGTATTTCTCTGCCATCCCCGCACTCAGCGATGTGAACGTCGAGTTCTGCAAGGGCGAAGTGCACGCTATTCTCGGAGAGAACGGCGCCGGCAAATCGACGCTGATGAATATCATCTCCGGCACGTTGCGCCCGACCGAGGGCGAAATCAGTTTCGAGGGTCGTCCGCTCCAGCAACTGACGCCCGAGATTGCGAAGTCGCTGGGGATCGGTATCTGCTTCCAGCATCCGGCCATTCTCGAAGATCTATCAATCATGGAAAATCTGCGCGTGGCGCTTCCGTCTTCGGTTTTTGCCGGCCGGTCGCCGCAGGAGGTCGTACAGGAGGTTCTCGATACGGTCGGGCTTCAGGTGCCGCTCGGCATGCGTGCCGATAGCCTGACGGTGGCGCAGAAGCATCTGCTTGAAATCGCCAAGGCCCTGGCGCTGAAGCCACGGGTTCTCATCCTCGACGAGCCGACCGCTTCCCTCGACCAGGATTCGACCGACATGTTGTTTGGGCGCATCCGCGAAATTGCGAGCGCCGGCACAGCGGTCATCTACATTACCCATCGCCTGGCAGAACTCCGCCAGATTGCCCATCGTGTCACGGTGTTGCGCGATGGCAAGGTGCGCGGTGCAGAAATGGTGCGGGACATCAGCGACGGTGATCTCGTCAACATGATCGTCGGGCGTACTCTGAAATCGGCCTTCCCCCCGAAGTCGCAGCGGGCAGAGGCCGAAACCAGCCTTTCCGTCAGCGGCATCAGCTCAAAGGAGCTGACAGACATCAGTTTCGACATGCCGCGCGGCCAGATCATTGGGGTCGCCGGCGTGGCTGGTAACGGCCAGCCGGAACTCATGCGCGTGCTGGCAGGATTGCATCCTACAGAGGGTACGATAACCCTTCGAGGTCGGCAGCTGACGCAGAGCGAATTGCTGCGCGAAGCAGCCTTCATGCCATCCGACAGGCATGTGGAGGGGGTGGCAACCAGCCTCACCGTGCGCGAGAACGCGACTTTCTCGGCGCTCGAAAAATTCTCGGTCGGCGGCATCATGAGCCGCAAAAAGGAACTCGAGCAGGTCAACGCGATTTTCACCGAGCTTGCCGTGAAAGCGCCCGGCATGGAGGCGCCCATCCTGTCGCTTTCCGGTGGCAATCAGCAGAAGGTTGTCATGTCGCGGGCAATGCTCTCCGATCCCGGCCTCATCATTGCCGACGAGCCGACGCAGGGCGTAGATGTCGGTGCCCGCTTCGAAATCTATCGTATCCTGCGCGAAGTCTCCGACCGCGGCACGCCGGTCATCGTCAACTCCTCTGATGCCGTGGAGCTCGAGGGGCTGTGCGACAAGGTCATCGTCATGTCGCGCGGTCATCTGGTCGCTACACTGACTGGCGATGAGGTCACCGAAGGTCGCATCGTTGCCGCTGCCGTCAATGCCAGCACGCATGGAGGCGCCAGCGTTTCCAAGGCTGCGGAAAAGACCGGCGCGTTCCGCCATTTCCTGCAGTCCGACAACGCGCCTGCTGTGCCCCTCGCGCTCGTCACCATCCTGCTCGGGCTCTATGTCTACAGCCAGAACGACAACTTCTTCTCGGTCTACAACATCTACAACATCTTCCTCCTTGCAACGGCGCTCGGGTTCATTGCCCTCGGACAGACTGTCGCACTGCTGATGGGTGGCATCGATCTTTCCGTCGGCCCGCTCGCCGGCTTCCTCGTCGTCGTCGCCTCCTTCTTCATCAACGACGATAAGTCCTCTGTCATGATGCTGGCGGGCTTCGTGCTGATGCTTGCAGGTGCTTTCATCACAGGCACAATCAACGGGCTGTTGATCCGCTTTGCCAATTTTACGCCGATCGCCGCCACACTGGCCATGTATATCGCCATACAGGGCTTGAGCTTCCTGCTGCGCGACAATCCAGACGGCTACATCAGCGCGACTGTCACCGATTGGGTCAATTGGCAGTGGGGACCGTTTCCGGTCGCCTTCCTCGCATTGGTTGCCATTGCGGTCGGCGGGGAATATGTGCTGCGCCAGACAAAGGCAGGCTGGCGGCTGCGTGCCGTCGGTTCTGACGAGCATTCGGCACGCCGGGCCGGCATCCGCGTCGACCTGACGTTCATTGCGGGCTATATCGCCTGTTCGCTGCTCACCGGCCTCGGCGCAATCATGCTGATGACGCAGATCGGCGTAGGAGATCCCCGCCAGGGCATCAACTACACGCTGTCGAGCATCACGGCGGTGGTGCTGGGCGGCACCAGCCTGACCGGTGGCCGGGGAACGTTTATCGGAACGTTGCTGGGCGCAGTCCTGCTGACCGAGGTTCTGAACGCCGTCACCTTCCTCGGGCTCAGCCAGACATTCCAGTATTTTTTCCAGGGCCTGCTGGTCGTCGCGGCTGCGCTCATCTATTCCGGCGTTCGCAGACGCGCCAGCAACTGAGATCGCGCGGATACGCTTTTCGCCAATCCGGCTAGGGTTCCGATACCCTTTCCAGGCAGGGGCTCCGGCCAGGCCAATTGACGGTACCCGGCACTAGCGAAGCTTGGCCAGCAGCGCGTCCGCACCTTTTTCAACGCCCACCATCGAAGCTTGCATCGATCCCATGCTGGCGCCGATGTTCATTGCGCCCGGAAACTGCTTGCTGACATAGGCGAGCAACAGGCGGTTCGCTGTCGCATCGTAGACCTCGACCGCGTAGTTGACCGATCCCGTCATCGACCCTTCGCCTCCGCGGACAGCCTGGACTCCGTTGTAGACGCCGCCCGCGACGTCGAAATGGGACAGCGTCCCGAGCACAGGGGTATTTGCTTTCACGCCCGTTAGCGTCAGGTGCAGCCTGAGAGTGTTAGGCTGCGGAGCCGTCACGATGGAGAACCGCGTCTTCAGCCTCTCGGTGAATTCGGACTGCATGTAGCGCGCAAGAGCCAGTTTGTCATCGGCGGAAACCTTGCCAAACTGAGCGTCGGTGCCGGCATAGACAGTCACGGGATCCACGATGATCCTGGTATATTGTCGAAAGCTGGTGTCGCCCCGGAAAACATAGGGTTCGCGACCATTCTGGTCATTGGGATTGGGTTTCAGCGCTGACGCCGAAGCCAGTCCCTCGTAGACAACGGGACCGGCGGCTGTACATCCGGTAGTGACTGCGCACGCAAATGCAGTCGCGAAGATCGATTTGATTGATGGCATAGGAAGATAGCCTCCGGGGGGTAAGATCCAGGAATGACCATCGGACATTTGTGTATTGCCGTGTCTTCTTTGATGTTCTGAAATGTTCGCAGCCAAGAATAACCCAACCGGGCGCTGCACGCCTGTCACGTTGCGGGCGGCAGCCGGATATCGGCCATCAGCCCTTTCGGCATATTGTCGAGCAACTGGAAAGTGCCATTGTGGCCTTTCTCGACGATGCCCTTGGTAATCGTCAGGCCAAGGCCAAAACCGCTCCCCATCGCTCCGCCCTGCCGGGATGCATCAGCCTTGAAGAACGGCTCGAGCACGCGGACTTTCATTTCGTCGGGAAGGCCTGGCCCGTTGTCCTTTACCGCGATCCGCACGCCTCCGTCTTCAAAACATTCGAGCGCTACGCAGACCTGATCTGCATAACGGGCGGAGTTTGACACCAGGTTGCTCACGGCTCTCGTCAGGCCTTGCGACTTGCAGATGTACACGACACGTCTCGGACCTTCGAACGTAACGTTGACGCCAGTGTCCGCAAAATCGCTGGCGACCGTCTGGAGGAGGCTCGACAGATCGACTTTGCGAGTGTTTTCGACCTTGTCGTTGAGGAATGAAAGGCTTTCGTCGATCATCATGCCAAGAGTAGTGACATCTCGCAGCATCAAATCCTTGAGGTCGGAATCTGCCAGCCGTTCGGCTCTCATTCGAAGCCGGGTGAGGGGCGTTCTGAGGTCATGGCTGATTGCGCGCAACAGCCTCGTGCGATCGACTGTCATCTGCTGGATACGGCTGCGCATGGTGTTGAGAGAGTTTGCAAGAATTCGGATCTCGCTCGCACCCTCGACCGTGAAGGGCTCTGCGTAGGTTTCGTTCAGGACCGTTTCTCGCTGGGCCGCCGTCGCGATGCGCTCCAGCGGCCGGGTTATCAGCCGGCTGCTGAGATAGGCCATGATCGCCAGGGGAATGATGATCTTCAAAAGCCCGCTGGCAACAGCTGGAGCAAACCAGAGATATTTCGGAAACATAGGGGCTTCTATCGACAACGCATTGTCGTTGTCGAGCATGACGAGCAGGTTATGGCGGGGACTGGAATGCGAAAAGATTTCGCCGATCTCCGCAACAAAGGATTTGTCCAATAGCCTGCGAATGCCTGGGCGAACGTCTGCCTGGATCGGCACGACGGCAGCAGCATCGGCGAACTCCCTGGGATCGACCCGCCCCATGCGAAGCCCGACTGCCGCCGCATTGGCCAGTGCGGCATCCTCGTCCGCTCGAGAATTGGCCTTTTTGAATTGCTCCAGCACCGTCTCCACGCGACCGGCGAACAAGCCGATTTCGATCCCCTTGTCGTGACGGCCATAGATGAACGGCTCTGTGATCGTCGCGACAGCTGACACGAGTACGACGAGGAGAACGGCAAGCAGAAGTATCTGTATGCGAAGTGACGCAGAACGCAGCGATATCACAATATCCGCTCCACTTTTGCGGCAAACATGTAGCCGCCGAGCCGAACCGTCTTGATGAACGTCGGCTCCTTGAGGTTCGGCTCGATTTTCTGCCGAACCCGACTGATGTGCGCGTCGATGCTGCGCTCGATCGGTCCCGCAGTGCCCGCGTGGGTCATCGACAGCAGTTGCTCCCGCGTCAGGATCTTGTTGGGATTTTGGCAGAAGGCCAGAAGCAGGTCGAACTCGGCAGTTGTCATCGACACCTGCGCGCCCTCGGCGTCGTGAAGCTGGCGACTGTTTGGATCTATACGCCAGCCCGAAAATGCCAGGGCGGCAAGCCCGCCATCCTGTTCCCGCACATAGGAAGCCCGGCGCAGGATGCTCTTGATTCGGGCGATGAGTTCGCGAGAATTGAACGGTTTGGTGACGTAGTCGTCCGCTCCCAGCTCTAGCCCGAGAATACGATCGATATCCTCCTGGAGCGCCGTCAGCATAATGATCGGGATGGTGCCGGAGGAGCGTAGCCTTCTGCAGATGCTGAAACCGTCTTCTCCGGGAAGCATCGCATCCAAAACGATCAGGTCGTATTTGTAGCGCGCCAGAAGGCGGTCCATGTCCGCACCGCTGTCGGCCGACGTCGCCTTGTAGCCATTGGCACAGACGAGTTCGACCAGCATTCCGGCGATTTCGGTGTCATCTTCAACGATGAGGATGTGAGCTTGGTCTGGAAATGTCATCTCGGCGGGCTCCCCGATCTCAGAGGCCAGTCTTACCGCAGTTGCAAGACGGCTGCTGGATTTATCGGCTCCGGTCTTTTTTTCAAGCTCCAGATCATATCCCACCGGCCATCCCCGTATCGACGATGATCATCGAGATATAGCAGGCGCGTGCCGCAACCATGAGAAAAAAGGCAATCCCGAGAGTGAGTGTCGCGTAGTGGCGCCCGCGGGAATACTTCGGCATGCCTTCGATGATCTTCATGAGAGATATCTTCAGAACCTTCGCAAACGTCAGAAGGCAAAAGAAGGCTGTCAGAACGAAACCGCTGACCGAGGCAGCGCCAATTATCCACAACATCAAAAGAGACCCTATCCAGAAGAGGAGTTCGCATTTTACCGCGGCGACCTGTGCAGGATCCAATCCTTGGGGGAGCCAGGTGAAAGCGGTCCTGCCAGTTGCCAACGTTTTCAGGCGACCAATGCAAAACATCGGGTCTGCGCTCCCATGACGCGTCATGAAATCCGGGCGATGGCCAGAGAGATCGGAAATACGCACGCTCAGATGTCGATCCTCGCCATGGAACGGCTTTTGAAAAAATGCACCGCTGCTTTGCGCCATCCCGCATAGCCGGGGTTCGCTGCAGCCTGCTTGCGGCCGAACTCCTTGACCTTCTCGGGCTCACGGCCTGACCGGGGCACAGTGAGCGTCTTTATGCGGTTGACGAAGGCATTGACGTCGAACTGTTTGCCGCTGATCTCGGCGCTGTCGGCCGTGAGCGCCGCGTGGAAGAAGACCTCGAGGTTGACGACCGGGATCGTCATGATGTTCCGGACGATATCGATCTGCGGCCGGACTGTGACTGCCAATGCGAACGCATCCGAGCGAAGCGCATCGAACAGGTCCGGGACTGTCGTGACCGCCACCGCCGGATAGCCCGCTAGCTCTAGCCTGGCGACGATGGTGTTTGCCGCGTTGGCCGGAAGAAAGACAAGAATGGGGCGTCTGTTGTTTTTGCTCGCAGGTCCGCTCACGGCAAAGTCTCCTTGCTTGATCGCCTGGAGGCTTCTCCCGGGATCCATCTGTTCGTTGGATTTTTGTTCCGTCTTTATTGCCGGGCTGCGGCGGCGACGGGATGGAGGTGACCATCCCGGATGGGCCGGGAAAGTCTCGTCTCGTCCTTCCCGGCCGTCCTGCCTGCGGCTAGAACTTGTAGCTGGCGCCGATCAGGACCTTGTTCTGGGTGGCGCCAAAATCGCCGACGCCGGCACCGAAATCCTTCTTGCCGAAATCCGAATAGCGATATTCGCCACGAACCAGGATGTTGTCGGTGATGGCGTGTTCGACACCTCCACCCGCAGTCCATCCAATGAGGATGTCGTCTTTCTTGCGTATAGCGGGGATGTCCAGCTTGCCGCTCGTCGCCGCGATGCCGGCAGTTGCGAAGATCAGCGTACGGTCAAGGGCATAACCGATACGACCACGCCCGGACGCATCCCATTCAAGGTCGGTGTCCTTGTCTTTGGCGAAGTTGTAGTTGAAGTCGTTCTCAATTCCGTAGACGATGCTGCCCGACTGGAAGTTGTAGCCGGCGTGAATGCCTGCGGAGCCGTTGTCCAGATCTTCCTTGGTGCCGAGAACGGTGGTTTGATTCCAGCTATAGCCACCCTGGGCGCCGATGTAGAAACCTGACCAGTCATAGGCTGAATAAGCAGCAGGCGCTGCCTCCGGAACAACGGAAAGGTCCGCTGCCATTGCGGGTGCTGCCGACGAAATGGCGATAATGGCAAATACGAATGACTTGATGTGCACGGGAATGACTCTCTTTCATAGTGTGGATGCAGAGGCTGACCCCACAACGGGAGGCCGGTTCGCATCGCACTATGCCTGAGAGCAATATTGCGGAGTGTCATTTTGTATTAAGTTATGTTCGCGGCGCGAACGGAACCACCGTTTTCGTTCGCGCCCCGGTCTCGTCGTTCAATTTCGCAATGATCCCGAAGCACTGGAATCTGCCGTCTGCTGGCTCTGCGTCGGCCGGCTGTCGAACGTAACGCAGTTCCGGCCACTCGTCTTTGCAGCGTAGAGTGCTTTGTCGGCGCTGTGGATGACGTCTTCGAGATCGCGGGCCGCCGGCGTGCTGACGGCGCATCCGACGCTGGTCGTGAATGTGATCTTGTGAGCGCCGGTGTTGACGACGGTCGCCGCAATCTCTTCCCGGAGACGATTTGCGAGCATGACTGTCGCCGCTTCGTCGGTCTCGCGGAGCAGCACCACGAATTCTTCACCTCCGAACCGTGCGACCTTGTCGGTCGAGCGGATGCCGGCGCTGAGGATGTTGCCCATGGTGCGGATGACATAGTCACCCGCCGAATGGCCGAATGCATCGTTTATCCGTTTGAAATTATCGATGTCGAACATGAGAATGCTGAATGTGCCATTGCTTTTCTTGTAATAACTCCAGGCATCTTCAGCAAATTCCAGAAAGGCCCGCCGGTTGAGGAGTCCGGTGAGGCCGTCCGTATCGGCAAGGACCTGGAGGGTATGGAGATCCTGCCCGAACCGCCGCATCTTCTCCTCGGTGGTTCTCTTTTGAACCTCCACCTCGCGCTGCAGCGTATCGATCGTACTGTGGGCGTCCTGCTGGCCGGCTTCGGCCGAGCCAAGCCTTCGCAACAGGGAACGGACCGCAGCGGAAAGCTGCAGAATATCCAGCGACCCGTGTTCACGCTCTACAGTCGTGCCATCTGTCTTGCGCCCGACGAGATCAAGGCTCTCGGCCAGGTTTTGCAGCGGCCTTGTGACAGCGCCGGACAGCACCCAGGCAATGCAGGAGGCGATTCCGGCCACTGCAAAGCCAACCAGCAAAATCTGAAGTACCAGCTTGTTCGCCGCCCCATAGATCACATCCACAGGCTTGCGGGCGGCAACCGTCCAGCCGAGACCCGGGTAGTCTCCATATCCCTTGGTCGGAACCAGCGCGGTCAACATATCCTTGCTGTCCGTCTGATCGATGAAGACCGTGCCCTGGTTGGTGCCTGCGGCCCCGAGACGGGAAACGTCGATCTTCGCCGTATTGTCGCCGATCAGCACCGAACCGTCGCGCCCGACGACCCACAGATCCGAAGGCGAACTTGGATCTTCGTTGCTGAGAACTGTCCGTCGGACATCGTCCGCCCATGTCCAGCTCATATGAGCGCCAAGCACGCCGGCAAGCGTGCCCTGCCGGTCCCGCACAGGCATGGCAACGTCTACAAAGCGAAACGGGGCATCGTTCGGAGAGGTGCGCAGCAGCTTGTCCAGCAGTTTTGCTTCGTGCACGTCCTCGACGGTGGGTTCTTTCAGTCCGTTCGCAAACCAGGGGCGGGCAGACACGGATTGACCTTCGAGCATGCCCTTGGTCGCAGCCCGCACGATACCGTCCGGAGATGCAAAGCCCAGCCAGGCGTATTCCGGCAAGCTCTCCTGAAGCCGCTGGAGAACGACGCGCACGGCATCGGGCTCGCTCTCCCAGATCGACTCCAGCGGTGCCAAGTTGGAAATATTCTGGATTTCGCGGTAGCGCTCGAACATATGCTGGTCAAGACGCTCTGCCAGGTGGCGTGCCAGGGTCAGCAACTGCTGGTTCGCGCTGGAGACCGCATTCTGACGTGCCAGAATTGCAGCGCCGGAGGCAGCAATGCCAACTGCTCCGACGCAGGTTACAGCCGTCAGCAGCGCCATCTGTGCCCTGATCGTCAATCTGTCGCGAAGACTTTGGAAAGACCAACTGCGTAGTGAAATATGCACGTTGAGAACCCCCGCCTGCGAAGAAAGCCACCTTCAGAACTCATCCCCGTTTAAACGAGGCCGACCAACAGAACCACACCACCATTTAAAATTTATGCACGTATGCCGCGCCGCCGACGCCCAAATTGGGACGTTCGTGGTTACAGGTCCATAGCCATCGTGCGGAAAATTGTAATGATTGCTGTCGAGGTACCGATTCCGCGCATATGTCTTGAGCAGCATAAAGAGCTGGCGTTCGCAATTAATGGCTTTTTAAATATGATGTCCCACAATTGAGACAGCATCTCAACACTGTTTCTTTGGAGCCACGCGGTGGTAAATTTTCTTTCTTCGAATTCCAAGCAAGTGCTCGGCGCCCTTGATCTTTCATTTGCCGTCATCGAATTCGACATCAACGGAAAGATTTTGGCCGCCAACAAAAACTTCTGCGATCTCATGGGGTATTCGCCATCGGAAATCATCGGGAAGCATCATCGGATTTTTCTCGACAAGGAGTACGCTGAGTCTGCCGACTACGTCGCATTCTGGAAAAAGCTCCAGAGCGGCGTATTTGAATGCAGGGAATTTACGCGCCTCGCCAAAAACGGCAGCGAGGTTTATATTCGCGGAAACTATAACCCCATCAAGAACAGTCGCGGCAAAGTCCTGAAGATCGTAAAATTTGCCAACGACATTACCCAAACCAAGATCCACGAACTCGACAGCGCCGCGAAAATCACCGCAATGTCCCGCGCTCAGGCAATGATCGAGTTCACACCGGACGGAAAAATCCTTTCGGCAAATGCGAATTTCCTGAAGGCGCTCGGCTACACACTTGAAGAGGTCGTCGGCAAACATCACCGGCTTTTCGTTTCCGCCGCTGAAGCCAATTCCGAGAAATATGCGGAGTTCTGGGCACGTCTGCGCGGCGGAGACTTTGTCGCGGACGAGTTTACCCGTGTCAGCAAGTCGGGGCATCAGGTTTTTATCCAGGCGTCCTACAATCCGGTCTTCGACCTCAAGGGCAAAGTGATCAAAGTGGTAAAATTCGCCACCGATGTCACCCAACGCGTTG
This genomic interval carries:
- a CDS encoding response regulator — its product is MTFPDQAHILIVEDDTEIAGMLVELVCANGYKATSADSGADMDRLLARYKYDLIVLDAMLPGEDGFSICRRLRSSGTIPIIMLTALQEDIDRILGLELGADDYVTKPFNSRELIARIKSILRRASYVREQDGGLAALAFSGWRIDPNSRQLHDAEGAQVSMTTAEFDLLLAFCQNPNKILTREQLLSMTHAGTAGPIERSIDAHISRVRQKIEPNLKEPTFIKTVRLGGYMFAAKVERIL
- a CDS encoding sensor domain-containing diguanylate cyclase codes for the protein MTIRAQMALLTAVTCVGAVGIAASGAAILARQNAVSSANQQLLTLARHLAERLDQHMFERYREIQNISNLAPLESIWESEPDAVRVVLQRLQESLPEYAWLGFASPDGIVRAATKGMLEGQSVSARPWFANGLKEPTVEDVHEAKLLDKLLRTSPNDAPFRFVDVAMPVRDRQGTLAGVLGAHMSWTWADDVRRTVLSNEDPSSPSDLWVVGRDGSVLIGDNTAKIDVSRLGAAGTNQGTVFIDQTDSKDMLTALVPTKGYGDYPGLGWTVAARKPVDVIYGAANKLVLQILLVGFAVAGIASCIAWVLSGAVTRPLQNLAESLDLVGRKTDGTTVEREHGSLDILQLSAAVRSLLRRLGSAEAGQQDAHSTIDTLQREVEVQKRTTEEKMRRFGQDLHTLQVLADTDGLTGLLNRRAFLEFAEDAWSYYKKSNGTFSILMFDIDNFKRINDAFGHSAGDYVIRTMGNILSAGIRSTDKVARFGGEEFVVLLRETDEAATVMLANRLREEIAATVVNTGAHKITFTTSVGCAVSTPAARDLEDVIHSADKALYAAKTSGRNCVTFDSRPTQSQQTADSSASGSLRN
- a CDS encoding DUF3313 domain-containing protein, with product MPSIKSIFATAFACAVTTGCTAAGPVVYEGLASASALKPNPNDQNGREPYVFRGDTSFRQYTRIIVDPVTVYAGTDAQFGKVSADDKLALARYMQSEFTERLKTRFSIVTAPQPNTLRLHLTLTGVKANTPVLGTLSHFDVAGGVYNGVQAVRGGEGSMTGSVNYAVEVYDATANRLLLAYVSKQFPGAMNIGASMGSMQASMVGVEKGADALLAKLR
- a CDS encoding ATP-binding protein, giving the protein MISLRSASLRIQILLLAVLLVVLVSAVATITEPFIYGRHDKGIEIGLFAGRVETVLEQFKKANSRADEDAALANAAAVGLRMGRVDPREFADAAAVVPIQADVRPGIRRLLDKSFVAEIGEIFSHSSPRHNLLVMLDNDNALSIEAPMFPKYLWFAPAVASGLLKIIIPLAIMAYLSSRLITRPLERIATAAQRETVLNETYAEPFTVEGASEIRILANSLNTMRSRIQQMTVDRTRLLRAISHDLRTPLTRLRMRAERLADSDLKDLMLRDVTTLGMMIDESLSFLNDKVENTRKVDLSSLLQTVASDFADTGVNVTFEGPRRVVYICKSQGLTRAVSNLVSNSARYADQVCVALECFEDGGVRIAVKDNGPGLPDEMKVRVLEPFFKADASRQGGAMGSGFGLGLTITKGIVEKGHNGTFQLLDNMPKGLMADIRLPPAT
- a CDS encoding ABC transporter permease, translated to MNSSSMTSTSLQKQSLFRIPMARSFMTVVFSTILLLVVCKVFAPSSVSWGALSGSLPFAAIIAVVGLGQLLVVQQGGFDLSLPGSVSLAVVVATHYPQQNDALLYQAVLIALGMALIAGFANGILVSFFRLNSIIATIGINALLYGAVFATSGGVPSITTNLLAEIAGGETFRVPNAVYFALAATVVVSFVLKKTLVGRRFEAIGASPPAGRAAGLRVRVHQMMAYVFAQLLYCMAGILIAGITREPTAFQGDTLLLPSVAVVVLGGTSLLGGRGFPISTVIAAFFLNQLSQFALSVGVPYSAQTIIQALALGFGIGVYSLRWRRNVRKTT
- a CDS encoding outer membrane protein: MHIKSFVFAIIAISSAAPAMAADLSVVPEAAPAAYSAYDWSGFYIGAQGGYSWNQTTVLGTKEDLDNGSAGIHAGYNFQSGSIVYGIENDFNYNFAKDKDTDLEWDASGRGRIGYALDRTLIFATAGIAATSGKLDIPAIRKKDDILIGWTAGGGVEHAITDNILVRGEYRYSDFGKKDFGAGVGDFGATQNKVLIGASYKF
- a CDS encoding ATP-binding cassette domain-containing protein, yielding MLQTGVKAVEAETRDVIIRLSGISKYFSAIPALSDVNVEFCKGEVHAILGENGAGKSTLMNIISGTLRPTEGEISFEGRPLQQLTPEIAKSLGIGICFQHPAILEDLSIMENLRVALPSSVFAGRSPQEVVQEVLDTVGLQVPLGMRADSLTVAQKHLLEIAKALALKPRVLILDEPTASLDQDSTDMLFGRIREIASAGTAVIYITHRLAELRQIAHRVTVLRDGKVRGAEMVRDISDGDLVNMIVGRTLKSAFPPKSQRAEAETSLSVSGISSKELTDISFDMPRGQIIGVAGVAGNGQPELMRVLAGLHPTEGTITLRGRQLTQSELLREAAFMPSDRHVEGVATSLTVRENATFSALEKFSVGGIMSRKKELEQVNAIFTELAVKAPGMEAPILSLSGGNQQKVVMSRAMLSDPGLIIADEPTQGVDVGARFEIYRILREVSDRGTPVIVNSSDAVELEGLCDKVIVMSRGHLVATLTGDEVTEGRIVAAAVNASTHGGASVSKAAEKTGAFRHFLQSDNAPAVPLALVTILLGLYVYSQNDNFFSVYNIYNIFLLATALGFIALGQTVALLMGGIDLSVGPLAGFLVVVASFFINDDKSSVMMLAGFVLMLAGAFITGTINGLLIRFANFTPIAATLAMYIAIQGLSFLLRDNPDGYISATVTDWVNWQWGPFPVAFLALVAIAVGGEYVLRQTKAGWRLRAVGSDEHSARRAGIRVDLTFIAGYIACSLLTGLGAIMLMTQIGVGDPRQGINYTLSSITAVVLGGTSLTGGRGTFIGTLLGAVLLTEVLNAVTFLGLSQTFQYFFQGLLVVAAALIYSGVRRRASN
- a CDS encoding substrate-binding domain-containing protein, producing the protein MKHSTFKKGFALSVAAAVMALGSAGLAKAETPSWCGPKKASLALLDGYGGNSWRQVTTASGKQVVDLCPSITKYEYADGQGDTQKSISDIKGMAAKGIDALVVFGDAGPAMLPAITSVYKSGKVIVPYRVAVGGKEGVNYSKFIGSSFENDGVTWGNWIKGILPKGGNLLFLSGPAGNSQGLDELKGLKSVLGPEYVFVNPQPFAVTNWDPALTQKVLTAEIAKNAKIDVIVSDFGPSLVGALPTFTKQGKSIPALATSDGNSLGCLFDESKAKNPDFKLFTVATGNDNVRLAVEWAVALATGGEKPKDEIFKAPAFEDSVSGTPNPVKCRKDLPGSIYLSSALSAEDQAKAVTK